The following proteins come from a genomic window of Pseudomonas hygromyciniae:
- the rpoB gene encoding DNA-directed RNA polymerase subunit beta yields MAYSYTEKKRIRKDFSKLPDVMDVPYLLAIQLDSYREFLQAGATKDQFRDVGLHAAFKSVFPIISYSGNAALEYVGYRLGEPAFDVKECVLRGVTYAVPLRVKVRLIIFDKESSNKAIKDIKEQEVYMGEIPLMTENGTFVINGTERVIVSQLHRSPGVFFDHDRGKTHSSGKLLYSARIIPYRGSWLDFEFDPKDCVFVRIDRRRKLPASVLLRALGYTTEQVLDAFYTTNVFSLKDETLSLELIASRLRGEIAVLDIQDEKGKVIVEAGRRITARHINQIEKAGIKSLDVPLDYVLGRTTAKVIVHPATGEILAECNTELNTEILAKIAKAQVVRIETLYTNDIDCGPFVSDTLKIDSTSNQLEALVEIYRMMRPGEPPTKDAAETLFNNLFFSPERYDLSAVGRMKFNRRIGRTEIEGSGVLCKEDIVAVLKTLVDIRNGKGIVDDIDHLGNRRVRCVGEMAENQFRVGLVRVERAVKERLSMAESEGLMPQDLINAKPVAAAVKEFFGSSQLSQFMDQNNPLSEITHKRRVSALGPGGLTRERAGFEVRDVHPTHYGRVCPIETPEGPNIGLINSLAAYARTNQYGFLESPYRVVKDALVTDEIVFLSAIEEADHVIAQASATMNDKKVLIDELVAVRHLNEFTVKAPEDVTLMDVSPKQVVSVAASLIPFLEHDDANRALMGSNMQRQAVPTLRADKPLVGTGMERNVARDSGVCVVARRGGVIDSVDASRIVVRVADDEVETGEAGVDIYNLTKYTRSNQNTCINQRPLVRKGDRVQRSDIMADGPSTDMGELALGQNMRIAFMAWNGFNFEDSICLSERVVQEDRFTTIHIQELTCVARDTKLGPEEITADIPNVGEAALNKLDEAGIVYVGAEVGAGDILVGKVTPKGETQLTPEEKLLRAIFGEKASDVKDTSLRVPTGTKGTVIDVQVFTRDGVERDARALSIEKTQLDEIRKDLNEEFRIVEGATFERLRSALVGHKAEGGAGLKKGQDITDEILDGLEHGQWFKLRMAEDALNEQLEKAQAYIVDRRRLLDDKFEDKKRKLQQGDDLAPGVLKIVKVYLAIRRRIQPGDKMAGRHGNKGVVSVIMPVEDMPHDANGTPVDVVLNPLGVPSRMNVGQILETHLGLAAKGLGEKINRMIEEQRKVADLRKFLHEIYNEIGGRKEELDTFSDQEILDLAKNLRGGVPMATPVFDGAKESEIKAMLKLADLPESGQMQLFDGRTGNKFERPVTVGYMYMLKLNHLVDDKMHARSTGSYSLVTQQPLGGKAQFGGQRFGEMEVWALEAYGAAYTLQEMLTVKSDDVNGRTKMYKNIVDGDHRMEPGMPESFNVLIKEIRSLGIDIDLETE; encoded by the coding sequence ATGGCTTACTCATATACTGAGAAAAAACGTATCCGCAAGGACTTTAGCAAGTTGCCGGACGTCATGGATGTCCCGTACCTTCTGGCTATCCAGCTGGATTCGTATCGTGAATTCTTGCAGGCGGGAGCGACCAAAGATCAGTTCCGCGACGTGGGCCTGCATGCGGCCTTCAAATCCGTTTTCCCGATCATCAGCTACTCCGGCAATGCTGCGCTGGAGTACGTCGGTTATCGCCTGGGCGAACCGGCATTTGATGTCAAAGAATGCGTGTTGCGCGGTGTTACGTACGCCGTACCTTTGCGGGTAAAAGTTCGTCTGATCATTTTCGACAAAGAATCGTCGAACAAAGCGATCAAGGACATCAAAGAGCAAGAAGTCTACATGGGCGAAATCCCGTTGATGACTGAGAACGGTACCTTCGTTATCAACGGTACCGAGCGTGTAATCGTTTCCCAGCTGCACCGTTCCCCGGGCGTGTTCTTCGACCACGACCGCGGCAAGACGCACAGCTCCGGCAAGCTCCTGTACTCCGCGCGGATCATTCCGTACCGTGGTTCGTGGTTGGACTTCGAGTTCGACCCGAAAGACTGCGTGTTCGTGCGTATCGACCGTCGTCGCAAGCTGCCGGCCTCGGTACTGCTGCGCGCGCTCGGCTATACCACCGAGCAGGTGCTGGACGCTTTCTACACCACCAACGTCTTCAGCCTGAAGGATGAAACCCTCAGCCTGGAACTGATTGCTTCGCGTCTGCGTGGTGAAATTGCGGTCCTGGACATCCAGGATGAGAAGGGCAAAGTCATTGTTGAGGCTGGCCGTCGTATTACTGCGCGCCACATCAACCAGATCGAAAAAGCCGGTATCAAGTCGCTGGACGTGCCTCTGGACTATGTCCTGGGTCGCACTACCGCCAAGGTCATCGTTCACCCGGCTACAGGCGAAATCCTGGCTGAGTGCAACACCGAGCTGAACACCGAGATCCTGGCAAAAATCGCCAAGGCTCAGGTTGTTCGCATCGAGACCCTGTACACCAACGATATCGACTGCGGTCCGTTCGTCTCCGACACCCTGAAGATCGACTCCACCAGCAACCAATTGGAAGCGCTGGTCGAGATCTATCGCATGATGCGTCCTGGCGAGCCACCTACCAAAGACGCTGCCGAAACCCTGTTCAACAACCTGTTCTTCAGCCCTGAGCGCTATGACCTGTCTGCGGTCGGCCGGATGAAGTTCAACCGTCGTATCGGTCGTACCGAGATCGAAGGTTCGGGCGTGCTGTGCAAGGAAGACATCGTTGCGGTCCTGAAGACCCTGGTCGACATCCGTAACGGCAAAGGCATCGTCGATGACATCGACCACCTGGGTAACCGTCGTGTTCGCTGTGTAGGCGAAATGGCCGAGAACCAGTTCCGCGTTGGCCTGGTACGTGTTGAGCGTGCGGTCAAAGAGCGTCTGTCGATGGCTGAAAGCGAAGGCCTGATGCCGCAAGACCTGATCAACGCCAAGCCAGTGGCTGCGGCGGTGAAAGAGTTCTTCGGTTCCAGCCAGCTCTCGCAGTTCATGGACCAGAACAACCCGCTCTCCGAGATCACCCATAAGCGCCGTGTTTCTGCACTGGGCCCGGGCGGTCTTACTCGTGAGCGTGCTGGCTTTGAAGTGCGTGACGTTCACCCGACGCACTACGGTCGTGTTTGCCCGATCGAAACGCCGGAAGGTCCGAACATCGGTCTGATCAACTCTCTGGCTGCCTATGCGCGCACCAACCAGTACGGCTTCCTTGAAAGCCCGTACCGCGTGGTGAAAGACGCCCTGGTCACCGACGAGATCGTCTTCCTGTCCGCCATCGAAGAAGCTGATCACGTGATCGCTCAGGCTTCGGCCACGATGAACGACAAGAAAGTCCTGATCGACGAGCTGGTAGCTGTTCGTCACTTGAACGAGTTCACCGTCAAGGCGCCGGAAGACGTCACCTTGATGGACGTATCGCCCAAGCAGGTAGTTTCGGTTGCAGCGTCGCTGATCCCGTTCCTGGAACACGATGACGCCAACCGTGCGTTGATGGGTTCCAACATGCAGCGTCAAGCTGTACCGACCCTGCGTGCTGACAAGCCGCTGGTAGGTACCGGCATGGAGCGTAACGTAGCTCGCGACTCCGGCGTTTGCGTCGTGGCTCGTCGTGGCGGCGTGATCGACTCCGTTGATGCCAGCCGTATCGTGGTTCGTGTTGCCGATGACGAAGTTGAAACTGGCGAAGCCGGTGTTGACATCTACAACCTGACTAAATACACCCGCTCGAACCAGAACACCTGCATCAACCAGCGTCCGCTGGTGAGAAAGGGTGATCGCGTTCAGCGTAGTGACATCATGGCCGACGGTCCGTCCACCGATATGGGTGAGCTGGCTCTGGGTCAGAACATGCGCATCGCGTTCATGGCATGGAACGGCTTCAACTTCGAAGACTCCATCTGCCTGTCCGAGCGTGTGGTTCAAGAAGACCGCTTCACCACGATCCACATCCAGGAACTGACCTGTGTGGCGCGTGACACCAAGCTTGGGCCTGAGGAAATCACCGCAGACATCCCGAACGTGGGTGAAGCTGCGCTGAACAAGCTGGACGAAGCCGGTATCGTTTACGTAGGTGCTGAAGTTGGCGCTGGCGACATCCTGGTCGGTAAGGTCACTCCGAAAGGCGAGACGCAACTGACTCCGGAAGAGAAGCTGCTGCGCGCTATTTTCGGTGAAAAAGCCAGCGACGTTAAAGACACTTCCCTGCGTGTACCTACCGGTACCAAGGGCACTGTCATCGACGTACAGGTCTTCACCCGTGACGGCGTCGAGCGTGATGCTCGTGCACTGTCCATCGAGAAGACCCAGCTCGACGAGATCCGCAAGGATCTGAACGAAGAGTTCCGTATCGTTGAAGGCGCGACCTTCGAACGTCTGCGTTCCGCACTGGTAGGCCACAAGGCCGAAGGCGGCGCAGGTCTGAAGAAAGGTCAGGACATCACCGACGAAATCCTCGACGGTCTTGAGCATGGGCAGTGGTTCAAGCTGCGCATGGCTGAAGATGCTCTGAACGAGCAGCTCGAGAAGGCTCAGGCCTACATCGTTGATCGCCGCCGTCTGCTGGACGACAAGTTTGAAGACAAGAAGCGCAAACTGCAGCAGGGCGATGACCTGGCTCCAGGCGTGCTGAAAATCGTCAAGGTTTACCTGGCAATCCGTCGTCGCATCCAGCCGGGCGACAAGATGGCCGGTCGTCACGGTAACAAAGGTGTGGTCTCCGTGATCATGCCGGTTGAAGACATGCCGCACGATGCCAATGGCACCCCGGTCGACGTCGTCCTCAACCCGTTGGGCGTACCTTCGCGTATGAACGTTGGTCAGATCCTTGAAACCCACCTGGGCCTCGCGGCTAAAGGTCTGGGCGAGAAGATCAACCGTATGATCGAAGAGCAGCGCAAGGTCGCAGACCTGCGTAAGTTCCTGCACGAGATCTACAACGAGATCGGCGGCCGCAAAGAAGAGCTGGACACTTTCTCCGACCAGGAAATCCTGGATCTGGCGAAGAACCTGCGCGGCGGCGTTCCAATGGCTACCCCAGTGTTCGACGGTGCCAAGGAAAGCGAAATCAAGGCCATGCTGAAACTGGCAGACCTGCCAGAAAGCGGCCAGATGCAGCTGTTCGACGGCCGTACCGGTAACAAGTTCGAGCGCCCGGTTACTGTTGGCTACATGTACATGCTGAAGCTGAACCACTTGGTAGACGACAAGATGCACGCTCGTTCTACCGGTTCGTACAGCCTGGTTACCCAGCAGCCGCTGGGTGGTAAGGCTCAGTTCGGTGGTCAGCGTTTCGGGGAGATGGAGGTCTGGGCACTGGAAGCATACGGTGCTGCATACACTCTGCAAGAAATGCTCACAGTGAAGTCGGACGATGTGAACGGTCGTACCAAGATGTACAAAAACATCGTGGACGGCGATCACCGTATGGAGCCGGGCATGCCCGAGTCCTTCAACGTGTTGATCAAAGAAATTCGTTCCCTCGGCATCGATATCGATCTGGAAACCGAATAA
- the rplA gene encoding 50S ribosomal protein L1, with product MAKLTKRQKAIAGKIEAGKSYNFVDAAALLTELSTVKFSESVDVAVNLGVDPRKSDQVVRSATVLPHGTGKTVRVAVFTQGPAAEAALAAGADRVGMDDLAAEMKGGDLNYDVVIASPDAMRVVGQLGQILGPRGLMPNPKVGTVTPDVATAVKNAKAGQVRYRTDKNGIIHTSVGKVGFDAVKLKENVEALIADLKRIKPASSKGIYVKRVTLSTTMGPGLVIDQGSLDV from the coding sequence ATGGCTAAGCTGACCAAGCGCCAAAAGGCTATCGCCGGCAAAATCGAAGCGGGCAAGTCCTACAACTTTGTAGACGCTGCTGCTTTGCTGACCGAGCTGTCGACTGTCAAGTTCAGCGAGTCCGTTGACGTTGCTGTAAACCTGGGTGTTGACCCACGTAAATCCGACCAGGTCGTTCGTAGCGCTACTGTGCTGCCACACGGTACTGGCAAGACTGTACGTGTTGCTGTCTTCACCCAAGGCCCAGCAGCTGAAGCTGCTCTGGCCGCTGGCGCCGATCGCGTTGGCATGGACGACCTGGCTGCCGAAATGAAAGGCGGCGACCTGAACTATGACGTAGTAATTGCCTCCCCGGATGCAATGCGCGTTGTAGGTCAGTTGGGTCAGATCCTGGGCCCACGTGGCCTGATGCCTAACCCGAAAGTCGGCACCGTAACGCCAGACGTAGCCACCGCGGTTAAAAACGCCAAGGCTGGTCAGGTTCGTTATCGCACTGACAAAAACGGCATCATTCACACCTCCGTTGGCAAGGTCGGCTTCGACGCCGTCAAGCTGAAGGAAAACGTTGAAGCCCTGATCGCTGATCTGAAGCGTATCAAGCCAGCTTCCTCGAAAGGCATCTACGTCAAGCGCGTTACCCTGAGCACCACTATGGGCCCAGGTCTGGTCATCGACCAAGGTTCGCTGGACGTATAA
- the nusG gene encoding transcription termination/antitermination protein NusG, producing the protein MAKRWYVVHAYSGYEKHVMRSLLERVKLAGMEDGFGEILVPTEEVVEMRNGQKRKSERKFFPGYVLVQMDMNEGTWHLVKDTPRVMGFIGGTADKPAPITDKEAEAILRRVADGSDKPKPKTLFEPGEVVRVTDGPFADFNGTVEEVNYEKSRIQVAVLIFGRSTPVELEFSQVEKV; encoded by the coding sequence GTGGCTAAGCGTTGGTACGTTGTGCATGCTTACTCGGGTTACGAGAAGCATGTTATGCGCTCTTTGCTGGAGCGCGTAAAGCTGGCAGGCATGGAAGATGGCTTTGGCGAAATTCTGGTTCCCACTGAAGAAGTGGTTGAAATGCGGAATGGCCAGAAGCGCAAAAGCGAACGCAAGTTCTTCCCTGGCTATGTGCTGGTACAGATGGACATGAATGAGGGTACTTGGCACTTGGTCAAGGACACTCCTCGCGTGATGGGCTTCATTGGCGGTACCGCTGATAAGCCTGCACCGATCACTGACAAAGAGGCAGAAGCGATTCTGCGTCGCGTTGCTGACGGTAGCGACAAGCCTAAGCCGAAGACATTGTTCGAGCCTGGCGAAGTTGTTCGTGTCACAGATGGTCCGTTTGCTGATTTTAACGGTACTGTTGAAGAAGTTAACTACGAAAAGAGCCGGATCCAAGTGGCAGTGCTCATTTTCGGTCGCTCTACTCCGGTAGAGTTGGAGTTCAGCCAGGTCGAAAAGGTCTAG
- the secE gene encoding preprotein translocase subunit SecE, which yields MTPKAEAQSSRFDLVKWLAVVALVVVGVVGNQYYSASPILYRVLVLLALAAVAVFIGLQTVKGKSFAVLVKEARTEIRKVVWPTRQETTQTTLIVVAVVLVMALLLWGLDSLLGWLVSLIVG from the coding sequence ATGACTCCTAAGGCTGAAGCTCAAAGCTCTCGTTTCGATCTGGTTAAGTGGCTCGCTGTGGTCGCTTTGGTGGTCGTAGGCGTTGTTGGCAATCAGTACTATTCTGCTTCGCCGATCCTGTACCGCGTACTCGTATTGCTCGCTCTTGCTGCTGTGGCTGTCTTCATTGGTCTGCAGACTGTAAAGGGTAAGTCTTTCGCTGTACTGGTAAAGGAAGCTCGCACCGAAATACGAAAAGTCGTTTGGCCGACTCGCCAAGAAACCACGCAGACCACGCTGATTGTTGTGGCTGTTGTTTTGGTTATGGCGTTGCTGTTGTGGGGGCTTGATTCCCTGCTCGGCTGGCTTGTTTCCTTGATTGTTGGCTAA
- the rplK gene encoding 50S ribosomal protein L11: MAKKITAYIKLQVKAAQANPSPPVGPALGQHGVNIMEFCKAFNARTQGIEPGLPTPVIITVYSDRSFTFETKSTPASVLLKKAAGLTSGSARPNTVKVGTVTRAQLEEIAKTKNADLTAADMDAAVRTIAGSARSMGLNVEGV; the protein is encoded by the coding sequence ATGGCCAAGAAGATTACCGCTTACATCAAGCTGCAAGTGAAGGCCGCTCAGGCCAACCCTAGCCCACCCGTCGGTCCAGCTCTGGGTCAGCACGGCGTGAACATCATGGAATTCTGCAAGGCCTTCAACGCCCGTACTCAGGGTATTGAGCCAGGTTTGCCGACTCCAGTGATCATCACTGTATATAGCGACCGTAGCTTCACTTTCGAAACCAAGTCGACCCCGGCTTCGGTTTTGTTGAAGAAAGCTGCTGGTCTGACTAGCGGTTCCGCTCGTCCGAACACCGTTAAGGTTGGCACCGTCACTCGTGCTCAGCTGGAAGAAATCGCGAAAACCAAAAACGCGGATTTGACTGCAGCTGATATGGATGCAGCCGTGCGTACCATCGCCGGTTCTGCTCGTAGCATGGGCCTTAACGTGGAGGGTGTGTAA
- the rplJ gene encoding 50S ribosomal protein L10: MAINLEDKKAIVAEVNEAAKAALSAVVADARGVTVGAMTGLRKEAREAGVYVRVVRNTLLKRAVADTEYSVLNDVFTGPTLIAFSKDHPGAAARLFKEFAKSQDKFEIKAAAFEGKFLAANQIDVLATLPTRNEAISQLMSVIQGATSKLARTLAAVREQKEAAAA; encoded by the coding sequence GTGGCAATTAATCTCGAAGACAAGAAGGCCATCGTCGCTGAAGTCAACGAGGCTGCCAAAGCTGCTCTGTCCGCTGTCGTGGCTGATGCCCGTGGTGTGACAGTAGGCGCTATGACCGGACTCCGTAAAGAGGCTCGTGAAGCTGGCGTATACGTACGTGTTGTACGTAACACCCTGCTCAAGCGCGCTGTTGCTGACACTGAATACAGTGTCCTCAACGACGTGTTCACCGGCCCGACTCTGATCGCGTTCTCCAAGGATCATCCAGGCGCTGCTGCCCGTTTGTTCAAGGAATTCGCCAAGAGTCAGGATAAGTTCGAGATCAAGGCAGCTGCGTTCGAGGGCAAGTTCCTCGCAGCTAACCAAATCGACGTACTGGCAACACTGCCGACCCGTAACGAAGCTATTTCGCAGCTGATGAGCGTGATTCAAGGCGCTACCAGCAAGCTGGCTCGTACTCTGGCTGCAGTTCGCGAGCAAAAAGAAGCTGCCGCAGCATAA
- the rplL gene encoding 50S ribosomal protein L7/L12, giving the protein MSISQEDILNAVAEMSVLQVVELIKAFEEKFGVSAAAASAGPAVAAVAAEEQTEFNVMLLEAGEKKVNVIKAVRELTGLGLKEAKAVVDGAPAQVLEAVSKDAADKAKAVLEEAGAKVELK; this is encoded by the coding sequence ATGTCTATCTCCCAAGAAGATATCCTCAACGCCGTAGCTGAAATGTCGGTTCTGCAGGTTGTTGAGCTGATCAAAGCTTTCGAAGAAAAATTCGGCGTTTCCGCTGCCGCTGCTTCCGCTGGCCCAGCTGTTGCTGCTGTTGCTGCTGAAGAGCAAACCGAATTCAACGTCATGCTGCTGGAAGCTGGCGAGAAGAAAGTAAACGTGATCAAGGCAGTACGTGAACTGACCGGTCTGGGCCTGAAAGAAGCCAAGGCTGTAGTTGACGGCGCTCCTGCCCAGGTTCTGGAAGCTGTGTCGAAAGACGCTGCTGACAAAGCCAAAGCAGTACTGGAAGAAGCAGGCGCCAAAGTCGAGCTGAAGTAA